A stretch of the Xiphias gladius isolate SHS-SW01 ecotype Sanya breed wild chromosome 21, ASM1685928v1, whole genome shotgun sequence genome encodes the following:
- the sfmbt1 gene encoding scm-like with four MBT domains protein 1 isoform X1, with protein sequence MSQESLESDGDSAQDVCDFNWDDYLEETGTVSVPHHAFKHVDQGLQTGLTPGMKLEVCMRSEADNPYWVANIITTCGQLLLLRYEGYQDDRRADFWCDIMTADLHPLGWSRQHGKTMRAPEGVREKHQDWEALLERALAEECSVPANLLELPQRGRDPVELLCAGSYVELQDSVDSGLAWAAEVEENVGGRLKLRLVGTEGLPDTPATVWLFYLHPRLHPPGWAKERGCTLRPPSDLLALRSEEEWEEVRQRINDLPQDEALTAEFSKDQPSIAAHCFKEGMKLEAVDPTAPISIRPATVTKVYSEHYFLVTMDDLCGIEESEGSGRSFLCHRDSPGIFPAQWSLKNGLPLSPPPGYQGPDFDWADYLKQCEAEAAPQHCFPAEQCDHGFKEAMKLEAVNPLSPENIHVATVTRVKEQYIWLSLEGLKQPMPELIVHVDSLDIFPVSWCETNGYPLVYPIKPSVEKERKIAVVQPEKHRTPPKSSSPDTVKQQMASQSETGQGNGKYCCPKIYFNHRCFSGPYLNKGRIAELPQFIGPGNCVLVLKEVLTLLINSAYKPSRVLRELQLDQESRWQGHGETLKAKYKGKSYRATVEIVRTADRVADFCRKTCIKLECCPNLFGPRMVLERCSENCSVLTKTKYTYYYGKKKSKRVGRPPGGHSNLEGGVKRRGRRRKRRKQLFVHKKRRSSASVDNTPAGSPQGSGEEEDLDEDDSLSEDSGSELQDDLQDDSEQSVGKSQPTTPSPSPPATPRPTRRRRKPRSPSFSDDENRPPSPKTSKTEPPQKLCLDTSPLEWSVTDVVRFIRTTDCAPLARIFLDQEIDGQALLLLNLPTVQECMDLKLGPAIKLCHHIERVKLAFYQQFAT encoded by the exons ATGAGTCAGGAGTCACTGGAGTCCG ATGGAGACTCTGCTCAGGATGTGTGTGACTTCAACTGGGATGACTACCTGGAGGAGACTGGAACCGTGTCTGTGCCCCATCACGCCTTCAAACAT GTGGACCAGGGTCTACAGACAGGACTGACTCCAGGCATGAAGCTGGAGGTGTGCATGCGCTCAGAGGCCGACAACCCCTACTGGGTGGCCAACATCATCACCACATGtggccagctgctgctgctacgCTACGAAGGATACCAGGATGACCGGCGTGCCGATTTCTGGTGTGACATCATGACAGCAGACCTCCACCCGCTGGGCTGGAGCCGCCAGCATGGCAAGACCATGAGGGCCCCTGAGG GTGTGCGTGAGAAGCACCAGGACTGGGAAGCTCTGCTGGAAAGGGCCCTGGCTGAGGAGTGCAGCGTGCCTGCCAACCTGCTGGAATTG CCCCAGCGTGGCAGAGACCCAGTGGAGCTCCTGTGTGCAGGCTCCTATGTGGAGCTCCAGGACAGTGTTGACTCTGGGCTGGCCTGGGCTGCTGAGGTGGAGGAGAATGTCGGAGGGCGGCTGAAGCTGCGCCTGGTAGGCACCGAGGGCCTCCCAGACACACCCGCAACTGTCTGGCTCTTTTACCTACACCCACGCCTCCACCCACCTGGATGGGCCAAAGAGCGTGGCTGCACCCTGAGGCCTCCCTCAG ATCTGTTGGCACTGCGGTCAGAGGAAGAGTGGGAGGAGGTGAGACAGAGGATCAATGATCTGCCTCAGGATGAAGCCCTGACTGCAGAGTTCAGTAAG GATCAGCCTTCCATCGCTGCTCATTGTTTCAAGGAAGGGATGAAACTGGAGGCTGTTGACCCGACTGCTCCTATTTCCATCAGGcctgccactgtcaccaag gTGTACAGTGAGCATTACTTCCTAGTGACAATGGACGACCTTTGTGGTATTGAGGAGTCAGAAGGCTCGGGCCGGTCCTTCCTGTGTCACAGAGACAGTCCAGGGATCTTCCCTGCTCAGTGGAGCCTCAAAAACGGGCTCCCTCTCAGCCCCCCACCAG GATATCAGGGTCCAGACTTTGACTGGGCAGATTACCTGAAACAGTGTGAGGCCGAGGCTGCTCCTCAGCACTGCTTCCCAGCT GAGCAGTGTGACCATGGCTTCAAAGAGGCCATGAAACTGGAGGCTGTTAACCCGCTGTCACCAGAGAACATTCACGTGGCAACAGTCACCAGGGTCAAAGAGCAATACATTTGGCTCAGCCTGGAAG GACTCAAACAGCCCATGCCAGAGCTGATAGTTCATGTGGACTCCCTTGACATCTTCCCTGTCAGCTGGTGTGAGACAAATGGCTATCCACTTGTCTATCCCATCAAACCCTCAG ttgagaaagagaggaagattgCTGTGGTGCAGCCAGAGAAACA CAGAACTCCACCGAAATCTTCGTCACCTGACACTGTCAAGCAGCAGATGGCCAGCCAGTCAGAAACAG GACAGGGGAACGGGAAATACTGCTGTCCCAAGATCTACTTCAACCACCGCTGTTTCTCGGGACCTTACCTTAACAAGGGACGCATCGCCGAGCTGCCTCAGTTCATCGGCCCTGGAAACTGCGTCCTCGTGCTCAAAGAG GTATTGACTCTGCTGATAAACTCGGCATACAAGCCCAGCCGTGTGTTGAGGGAGCTGCAGCTGGACCAGGAGAGCCGCTGGCAAGGCCATGGAGAGACACTCAAAGCCAA GTACAAGGGAAAGAGTTACCGGGCCACTGTGGAAATCGTGCGCACTGCAGACCGTGTGGCAGACTTCTGCAGGAAAACCTGCATCAAGCTAGAGTGCTGCCCGAACCTGTTTGGACCTCGTATGGTTCTGGAGCGCTGCTCTGAGAACTGCTCTGTCCTTACCAAGACCAAataca CGTATTACTATGGTAAGAAGAAGAGTAAACGCGTTGGCCGTCCACCCGGGGGCCACTCCAACCTGGAGGGTGGAgtgaagagaagagggaggaggaggaagaggaggaagcagctCTTTGTCCATAAGAAGAGACGCTCTTCAGCCTCCGTGGACAACACGCCTGCTGGCTCTccacag GgcagtggagaggaagaagattTAGATGAAGATGACTCCCTGAGTGAAGACTCTGGCTCAGAGCTGCAGGACGATCTCCAGGATGATTCTGAACAATCTGTCGGGAAGTCTCAGCCCACCACGCCGTCCCCCTCCCCACCAGCGACACCCAGGCCCACACGCCGACGCCGGAAACCCCGCTCACCATCTTTTTCTGACGACGAGAACCGCCCACCCTCACCAAAg ACCTCAAAGACTGAGCCTCCTCAGAAGTTGTGTTTGGACACCAGCCCCCTGGAGTGGAGCGTTACTGATGTGGTTCGCTTCATCAGAACAACTGACTGTGCACCTCTTGCAAGGATTTTCTTGGATCAG GAGATTGACGGACAAGCGCTGCTCCTGCTGAACCTCCCGACAGTGCAGGAGTGCATGGACCTGAAGCTGGGACCGGCCATCAAGCTGTGCCACCACATTGAGAGGGTCAAGCTGGCATTTTATCAACAGTTTGCTACGTAG
- the sfmbt1 gene encoding scm-like with four MBT domains protein 1 isoform X2 encodes MSQESLESDGDSAQDVCDFNWDDYLEETGTVSVPHHAFKHVDQGLQTGLTPGMKLEVCMRSEADNPYWVANIITTCGQLLLLRYEGYQDDRRADFWCDIMTADLHPLGWSRQHGKTMRAPEGVREKHQDWEALLERALAEECSVPANLLELPQRGRDPVELLCAGSYVELQDSVDSGLAWAAEVEENVGGRLKLRLVGTEGLPDTPATVWLFYLHPRLHPPGWAKERGCTLRPPSDLLALRSEEEWEEVRQRINDLPQDEALTAEFSKDQPSIAAHCFKEGMKLEAVDPTAPISIRPATVTKVYSEHYFLVTMDDLCGIEESEGSGRSFLCHRDSPGIFPAQWSLKNGLPLSPPPGYQGPDFDWADYLKQCEAEAAPQHCFPAEQCDHGFKEAMKLEAVNPLSPENIHVATVTRVKEQYIWLSLEGLKQPMPELIVHVDSLDIFPVSWCETNGYPLVYPIKPSVEKERKIAVVQPEKQTPPKSSSPDTVKQQMASQSETGQGNGKYCCPKIYFNHRCFSGPYLNKGRIAELPQFIGPGNCVLVLKEVLTLLINSAYKPSRVLRELQLDQESRWQGHGETLKAKYKGKSYRATVEIVRTADRVADFCRKTCIKLECCPNLFGPRMVLERCSENCSVLTKTKYTYYYGKKKSKRVGRPPGGHSNLEGGVKRRGRRRKRRKQLFVHKKRRSSASVDNTPAGSPQGSGEEEDLDEDDSLSEDSGSELQDDLQDDSEQSVGKSQPTTPSPSPPATPRPTRRRRKPRSPSFSDDENRPPSPKTSKTEPPQKLCLDTSPLEWSVTDVVRFIRTTDCAPLARIFLDQEIDGQALLLLNLPTVQECMDLKLGPAIKLCHHIERVKLAFYQQFAT; translated from the exons ATGAGTCAGGAGTCACTGGAGTCCG ATGGAGACTCTGCTCAGGATGTGTGTGACTTCAACTGGGATGACTACCTGGAGGAGACTGGAACCGTGTCTGTGCCCCATCACGCCTTCAAACAT GTGGACCAGGGTCTACAGACAGGACTGACTCCAGGCATGAAGCTGGAGGTGTGCATGCGCTCAGAGGCCGACAACCCCTACTGGGTGGCCAACATCATCACCACATGtggccagctgctgctgctacgCTACGAAGGATACCAGGATGACCGGCGTGCCGATTTCTGGTGTGACATCATGACAGCAGACCTCCACCCGCTGGGCTGGAGCCGCCAGCATGGCAAGACCATGAGGGCCCCTGAGG GTGTGCGTGAGAAGCACCAGGACTGGGAAGCTCTGCTGGAAAGGGCCCTGGCTGAGGAGTGCAGCGTGCCTGCCAACCTGCTGGAATTG CCCCAGCGTGGCAGAGACCCAGTGGAGCTCCTGTGTGCAGGCTCCTATGTGGAGCTCCAGGACAGTGTTGACTCTGGGCTGGCCTGGGCTGCTGAGGTGGAGGAGAATGTCGGAGGGCGGCTGAAGCTGCGCCTGGTAGGCACCGAGGGCCTCCCAGACACACCCGCAACTGTCTGGCTCTTTTACCTACACCCACGCCTCCACCCACCTGGATGGGCCAAAGAGCGTGGCTGCACCCTGAGGCCTCCCTCAG ATCTGTTGGCACTGCGGTCAGAGGAAGAGTGGGAGGAGGTGAGACAGAGGATCAATGATCTGCCTCAGGATGAAGCCCTGACTGCAGAGTTCAGTAAG GATCAGCCTTCCATCGCTGCTCATTGTTTCAAGGAAGGGATGAAACTGGAGGCTGTTGACCCGACTGCTCCTATTTCCATCAGGcctgccactgtcaccaag gTGTACAGTGAGCATTACTTCCTAGTGACAATGGACGACCTTTGTGGTATTGAGGAGTCAGAAGGCTCGGGCCGGTCCTTCCTGTGTCACAGAGACAGTCCAGGGATCTTCCCTGCTCAGTGGAGCCTCAAAAACGGGCTCCCTCTCAGCCCCCCACCAG GATATCAGGGTCCAGACTTTGACTGGGCAGATTACCTGAAACAGTGTGAGGCCGAGGCTGCTCCTCAGCACTGCTTCCCAGCT GAGCAGTGTGACCATGGCTTCAAAGAGGCCATGAAACTGGAGGCTGTTAACCCGCTGTCACCAGAGAACATTCACGTGGCAACAGTCACCAGGGTCAAAGAGCAATACATTTGGCTCAGCCTGGAAG GACTCAAACAGCCCATGCCAGAGCTGATAGTTCATGTGGACTCCCTTGACATCTTCCCTGTCAGCTGGTGTGAGACAAATGGCTATCCACTTGTCTATCCCATCAAACCCTCAG ttgagaaagagaggaagattgCTGTGGTGCAGCCAGAGAAACA AACTCCACCGAAATCTTCGTCACCTGACACTGTCAAGCAGCAGATGGCCAGCCAGTCAGAAACAG GACAGGGGAACGGGAAATACTGCTGTCCCAAGATCTACTTCAACCACCGCTGTTTCTCGGGACCTTACCTTAACAAGGGACGCATCGCCGAGCTGCCTCAGTTCATCGGCCCTGGAAACTGCGTCCTCGTGCTCAAAGAG GTATTGACTCTGCTGATAAACTCGGCATACAAGCCCAGCCGTGTGTTGAGGGAGCTGCAGCTGGACCAGGAGAGCCGCTGGCAAGGCCATGGAGAGACACTCAAAGCCAA GTACAAGGGAAAGAGTTACCGGGCCACTGTGGAAATCGTGCGCACTGCAGACCGTGTGGCAGACTTCTGCAGGAAAACCTGCATCAAGCTAGAGTGCTGCCCGAACCTGTTTGGACCTCGTATGGTTCTGGAGCGCTGCTCTGAGAACTGCTCTGTCCTTACCAAGACCAAataca CGTATTACTATGGTAAGAAGAAGAGTAAACGCGTTGGCCGTCCACCCGGGGGCCACTCCAACCTGGAGGGTGGAgtgaagagaagagggaggaggaggaagaggaggaagcagctCTTTGTCCATAAGAAGAGACGCTCTTCAGCCTCCGTGGACAACACGCCTGCTGGCTCTccacag GgcagtggagaggaagaagattTAGATGAAGATGACTCCCTGAGTGAAGACTCTGGCTCAGAGCTGCAGGACGATCTCCAGGATGATTCTGAACAATCTGTCGGGAAGTCTCAGCCCACCACGCCGTCCCCCTCCCCACCAGCGACACCCAGGCCCACACGCCGACGCCGGAAACCCCGCTCACCATCTTTTTCTGACGACGAGAACCGCCCACCCTCACCAAAg ACCTCAAAGACTGAGCCTCCTCAGAAGTTGTGTTTGGACACCAGCCCCCTGGAGTGGAGCGTTACTGATGTGGTTCGCTTCATCAGAACAACTGACTGTGCACCTCTTGCAAGGATTTTCTTGGATCAG GAGATTGACGGACAAGCGCTGCTCCTGCTGAACCTCCCGACAGTGCAGGAGTGCATGGACCTGAAGCTGGGACCGGCCATCAAGCTGTGCCACCACATTGAGAGGGTCAAGCTGGCATTTTATCAACAGTTTGCTACGTAG